The genome window CGATGTATCATTCTTATGTAATGAATCAGCTTGAATGACCTTATTACTTTGAATTACAAGAACGGTATCAACAAGATGTTGAAGTAATTTTGTTTCATGACATGTTAAAACGATACTTACCCCTTTGTCTTTTTAAAAAGAGAGGGTTTCTTCTAAATCGCTTTGTGCCTTAGGATCGAGTCCTGATAATGGTTCATCTAAGATAAGCAGATCAGTGTCTTCAAGCATTGCCTGCATAATCAAAACCTTGTGCTTCATACCTTTGGAAAAATTATCAATCCGAATGTTCCGAGCATCCTGTAAATGAAATAATTCAAGTAAATCATTTATTTTTTGCTGTAGTTGTTCTTTCGGCATACCTCGAATTCTGCCCATATGATAAAGATATTCTTCTGGCGTAAACAAAATATGTGAAGGCGTCACTTCTGGCACATATCCAATTTTTAATGTCTGTCGATGTTTCACAATAGAGCCACTGTCAGCCTCGACTAATTCTGCAATGATTTTTAGAAGGGTACTCTTACCTGATCCATTCTTTCCTACAAGAGCTATAATTTGATTGGCACAAATAGAAAATGTAGCATTTTCTAAGATTTTCTTACCTCTATACTGTTTAGAGATGTTCTGTATTTCCATAATCGTATTCATCTTTACACACCTTTTTTAGGATTTCTTATTGTAAGTCATTTTCATTTCTATATATGCATACTTACGATGTACAATGTTCAAGACCATTATCTGTGAATTAGTATAGATGAATAGTAGTTCTTTTGCTAATAGAATGTTGGTTTAATTTTCTATTTTTGGGCACGTGACCTATCGTAACATGGATGTTGATTTCCGTTCCAGGCTAATCGCTTTCCTGCGGGCGAGCGTCGAGCCGCTTCCTCCGCATTTGTTACGCTGCCGCTTCGTTAACACTCAGCTTTCGCGCAGACAAACAAATTGCTGCCGCTTCGCGCACAGAAAACAGTCGCTCCGTGCAGGGTCTCGTCTGTCTTACTTTTCCCGCGGGAAGCTTTGCTCTGCGACAGGAGCATTCGAATAGCCTTCCACTCCAATCAGCAATAGTGTAGAACTTTTATAAAATTTATGTATTTCAAAAGTGAACGCTATGGTTACTCAGAATAGATGTTATTAACCTGACTCCTTGGGGATTAGCGGCTCATCGGACGCCCCCAGGAAAGCGCCTAGTCGGAACGGAAATCAACCCCACATTATGGTGATGGCACTAGTTTATAATAAAAAGGTTTTGCCCAATTTTTGAGCGGAACCCCTAAGTTTTAACATTAATTAATTATACGAAAATTTACTTCGATACGAAAATAAAAGAAATAACTGAGTAAAAATACCAATAAAGGAATTGTGTTTCTTACTTGTTTGTTTTTAATAAATTATAATTTATTGTGTTACAATCAAGAGCGTAAATACGAGATTATTAAGATGATTAATACTTCTTACTTTTTAAGCATTCTCCATTAACTATGTGGAGTATCTCTTGAAATTATTTTAGTCTTAATATTGAACGGAGTGAAATCTATGCAACGACTTCTAAATGATTTATTAGGGGCAATAAAAGATAATTTAAAACTTATTTGTTATTTTTTTCTGGGTGTATTTTCAGTAGGAGCTTTCTTGTATGCTGTTACTTTTGTTATTAAATTTATAACTGGAGATTCTTTTTTAAATTAAATAACCCCTAGATAAAAGAATCTAGGGGTTAAGTATGAGTTAATATAATTTCATACATCCGAATTAAATTAGCTCAAAATATAAAAATGGCCAAAACGTCGTCATAGTAAACCGTTTAAAATTTAATTTTGCTACTACTGTATTTAGAGGTAGTTTTTTTGTACCAATACTCTTTGATTATAATGATCGATATTTTTTTAGACTTATAATATTTAATGTAATAAATACAAGAGCGAAGCAAGCAAGAATCACTAAGTCCACTAGAATTCCGCTAAAGGAATATCCCTTATACATAACCCCATTCAAAGCGTCAGCTGCATAGTAAAGTGGCATTATACGACCAATATTTTGCAGCCACTCCACCATATTATCAAGAGGGAAAATTCCTGAAAAGAAAATTTGCGGTATAATGACAAGCGGAATAAATTGCATCATTTGAAACTCAGAAGAAGCAAAACTTGATAAGAGAGCTCCTAATGATAATGAAACAAGTGCAACGATAATATTGATTAACAGCACAAGCCAAATAGAGCCAACATGTACGATATCAAGGACATAAACCCCGAATAGCACAATAATAGTCGTTTGAATCAAAGCAAACAATCCATAACCAATCATATAACCAGCGACAATTTCAGAACGTTTAATCGGTGTCGCTAGTAAGCGCTCCAATGTCCCTGAAGTTCGTTCTTTTAACAACGCTATCCCTGTAATTAAAAAAACGAAAAAGAACACAAAGAAGCCTGTCAGCATCGGGCTAAAAATATCAAAAATAGCGGTATTTTCATCGCCATATACATAATCAGTCGTCAACTTCATCATTGCAGATTGTTCAGGCTGTAAAACCTGAGAAAGCTTCATCTTTAAAGCCTTGGCTGTAGACGGATCATCATTTAATAATGTGAGCTTCAATTCAGTTTGATGAAAAGCTAACCAACCATCATATTTTTCATCTTTTAAACTGGCAATAGAAAAATCATTTTTTTCAATAACATGAAAATCTGCCTCTTCAAGCTTTTCAATTATTGATGCAGGACCATTTGACACGACTAATGTCATTTCTGGTTCATTACTATTAAAAACAAAATACATTAACGAAAGCACAAGAAGAGGTGCAAAAAATAATAAGCCAAGTGTACGTTTATCGCGTATCATTTGCTGCATAATTCTTGTAACAATTGCGCCGATTCTCATAGTGCTTCACCTCCAGCCTTTAAAAACACTTCATCAAAGTCCTTTGCCTGATAATGAGCTTTCAAATCATGTGGTGTTCCATGTGCGATAATATGACCATTGCGTAGCATAGCCAGCTGATCACAGCGCTCTGCTTCATCCATTGCATGTGTCGTTACTAAAATTGTTTTATGCTCATCGTTTTTTAAACGAATTAACTCCTGCCAAATTTCTTTTTTCAATACGGGATCAATACCAACAGTTGGCTCATCTAAAATCAACAACTTTGGATTTTGGGTAAGGGCAATTGCAAGGGATAATCTTCGTTTCATCCCTCCAGAATAATTCAACACCTTACTATTTAAATCATCCGTTAAATGAACAAGGCTTGCAGCATAATTTACACGCTCCGCACGCTCTTTTTTTGATAATCGATAAAGCTTAGCAAAAAAATGAAGGTTTTCTTCACCTGTTAAATCTAAATACAGTGCATCAGATTGTGCCATATAGCCGATATCCGTTAGTAATTGCTTATGGGGGACTGTATGATTTAACACTTTAATATGACCATTATCGGGCTTGATCATTCCCATAATCATTTTAATTAAAGTCGTTTTCCCACAGCCTGAAGGGCCAAGTAAGCCAATTAGCTGTCCCTTAGGAATTTCTAAGGAAAGCGGGGCAATTACTTGTTTTTGGTGAAACTTTTTTTCTATGGAGTTTAATGAAATTGCATTGTTTCCCATATAGCCATCTCTCCTTTACTAAACACAGTGTTGATACCTGAAATTTTAAGGCAGTGTTTTGGGAATTACAATAAACAGATAACTAAAAAGTGTTCAGTGATTTTGGATTTCAACATTTTCGAGCAAGCTAAAATCAGACTGCCTACATCACTCAAAAAATGGACTAATACCAATTTAAATGAATCGTATTGTTTTATTTTGGGGTTTCTGTGATAAGTACGGATGTGCATTCTCGGTGCTATAGTTTTTCCCTCAGACACTCAAAACTTTTTAAAATAGCCATTTTACTAAACTCGATTAATGGAAATAACTAAGAAGAATGCCGATAAATAAGGTAACGCTGTAATTACTAGCATTATTTGACCTTATTGTGATCATTGAGGTAACCATCTAACAACATCGCTAAATACTAATCGGAATAAAGTGATAATACAATGGGGGTTCTATATGTCTATTCACGATATAATGAATTTTGAAACAAAACGAGCTATAAAAAATGCATTACTTATACAAATAGAGGAAGTAGGTTTTGAACGAGTAACAGTAAAAAATTTAGCTATTACTGCAAACATTAATCGAGGTACTTTTTATCTACATTATAAGGATAAATTTGAAGTAATGGAGGATTTGCAGCAGGAATTATTAAATGAACTAGAAAGCTACGTGAAAAATGTTCAACCGCTAGATGCCTTTCATACGATAAAAACAGGTCAACTGTATCAGCCATTTATCGAAGTGTTTAAATGTATTAAAGAGCATGCAGCGGCATTTCGAGTTATTTTAGGGGAGCAGGGGAGCCCCGCTTTTAGTAAGAGGATGAAGAAAGTTTTTAGTAATCATATTTTGGACAGAATCTCTGTTATTCGAGAAGAAGGACTTGATCCAGAATTCCAACGATATTTTGGGGCTTTTTTAACTTCCGCGATTTTAGGTGTTATTCAAGAGTGGCTAGACCATGGAGATGAGGATTTAAACGTGGAGGAGTTAGCAATGATTCATTTTCGGTTATTGCGCTTCCTTGGTGATTTGGCATCTTTGCAGAAATGAAAGTTTTAGTAAGGAGATATTCTCAATATCTTCTTACTAAAAAGTATCTTTTATTAGAGAGTAATTTTTAATCATTTTATTTGAGAAAGTTCTCTCAAAATCCGTTAAAGGATTGACAAATATTGTATCGAACAATAAAATGGCTTTATATTGACTGACTAATCAATCAAAAAGGAGAGGTATTAATGCCAAAAAACGAAGAACAAAATCAGGAGCTTAGAGATGCACGGAAAGAACAAATATTACAAGCTGCATTAATAGTCTTTGCCAGAAGAGGTATGGCGGCAACAAAAATTAGTGATATTGCTAAAGAAGCTGGTTTAAGCCATGGACTTGTCTACCATTATTTTGATTCAAAAGATGAAATTTTTTCGATGCTTGTAAAAAAAGCTGCTAATAGTTCTATTGAAATTATCCAGAAAGCAATTGAGCATATGGGCACACCGCTTGAGAAATTAAAGTGGATGACAGAGCAAATATTAAATAACTTAATAGATACAGAACATACTTTTTTATTTTTGATTATGATACAGGCAAGTACTTCTGACGCTATTCCAAATGAAGTAAAAGAGTTTCTAACAAAGGATAATGCACTATCACCTGTTGATGCTACATTGCCTATGATTGTAGCAGGACAGGAAGAGGGGGAAATCATTTCAGCAAATCCAGTAACATTAGCTGTTACTTATTTTGCTTTTATACAAGGTTTAGCAATTAACAAAATTCAATGGCCAGAATGCCCGATACCTGATGCAAATATGCTTATGAAGATTTTTACAAAAGAATAAAATCAAAGAAGGAGGAGTCTACAAATAAAATGAGTAGTAAAAAAAGTATATATCTTCTACTATCACCATTTGCAATCATCGGATTGGGATTTATAACTGCATCAATCTTTAGTCAGTACATACAAGGGTGGGCTTGGATTCCTTTGGCGATAGTTTACTGGAGTACAATTGGAATCTGTATTTTTTATTTTAAAGGAGATAAGCCGATTAAAAGTTGGCTAGGAAAATCTGAAGTTTCTAAAGTTTGGATTACGATATCTTTACTATTAGGAATGTTTCCATTAACTATATTTTTCATGAATTATAAGTTATTTAATTCCACTTTTCTTATTGTGCTATGGTTATTATTTGCTTTTATCAATCCTTGGTTTGAAGAGCTTTATTGGCGTGGGATATTACTGGATGGTCTGGCAAACTGGTTTCCCAAATGGTTCAGTATATTGTATACAACTTTATTTTTTGTGCTTAGTCATCCATTAATGTGGGGAGTATTTTCTATTGCAAGTAAATCCTACCATTTATATATTTATTTAAGTATAGCTGGTGTTGTTTGGGCAATTACATATTTTAAAACAAAGAGCTTAAGATGGGTAATATTTTCACATTTTATTGTAGATATCGGTAACTTAACTGTATTAACCTTTTTGAATATTTATTTACCACCTACAATGTAGTTATTTTATTAATTCATTTCGTGTTGATCGATAATAAAGTTTTTTTAAACAAAAGAGGTTGGGACATAACTAATTTCCCCATTATAAAACTCCATATTTTCAAATAAATAAAGCCATATAAACAGAAAACCCGAACGATTATGAAACACTAAATAAAAGTTTCATAGAATTGTTCGGGTTTTCCTTTGGCTGAAATCCTTTTGTCTCAGTCTCTCTTAAAAGTTGTCTTGGGTAACGGAGGAAACCAATAAAACATACTAAACCTTTAGCTTTACTTCTCAGAGATAATTATTTCAATTATGAAATGAAGACTTTTTATATCTCGGTTATTTGATAGAGCATACTGACCTCTCATAATATCTTATCAATGTTATTTTAATAACATTGTCTTTACATATTGAATAAACTGTAGGGCCGCTGGAGATATTTCTTTAAGGGATGTTACAGCAATACCGATAGATCGATACTTTTCCCGCTCTAATTCATGAATACTAACATTATTTTGGAAACTTTGGAGAACTAGTTCTGGAATGATACTGACACCTAGCTCATTTTCCACCATGGCGATAATAGCTTGATCATCGGCCATTTCGAATTCAATTTTTAAATTAACATTGGTCTCTGTAAAGATACGTTGCAAATCGTTGTCATAACCGGCTTTTGTCATGATAAAGGGTTCTTCCTCCAATTGTTCAATGCGGACTTTATCCTGACTACTTGAGGAGCGTATCGCTTAATTTTGGAGTTAAAAGAAGCAACAAGTTTACCGATTCATTTGCATTAACATGATACGAGCGGTAATGGTATTTTCTTATATGCGAAGGCAATTGAAGCAGGTGTATATGAAGTAATGGAGGACTTGCAGCAGGAACTATTAAATGAATTAGAAAGCTATGTTAAAAATTTGCACCATTAGAAGCCTTTCATACGATAAAAATAGAGCAGCCCGATATTTAGCAAGAGGATGTAGGAAGTCTTTAGTAATCAGATTTTAGACAGAATATCGGACATTGTAGAGGAATTACAAGATCCAAAATTCCAATAATATTTGCAGACTTTTTTAGATTCTGCAATTTTGGGGATTATTCAAGAGTGGTTAGATAGTGGAGATGAGGATTTAAACGTGGAGGAGTTAGCAATGATTCATTTTCGATTATTGCGCTTCCTTGGTGATTTGGCATCTTTGCAGCTATAAGTTTTAAAAGAATCTGCTTGCTCCAAGAAAGCAGATTCTTTTAGCATTTATAAATACAAATCACGTTTAACAAAAACACGAATAGCTAGCATATAGCACAGCAACCCAATTAAAAATAATGCTCCTAGCATCCAAATAGACGAGCTTTCTTGAGTCATTAATTTCTCAGGTGCAAACAATGAGTAAATCGTGAAGTACTTAAGCTTTTCTAAAGAACCACCCATATTACTAAGCGCTTGAATTAAATAAAAAAGAATAGGAATTCCTGTACTATACGCATAAGAGGTTCTTAAATCCTTGCTACTGCAGGATACAAAAAAGCAGTAGCCACTAATGGCAAAGTGTAAGAAAAAAAGACCGATATTTAATATCAAAAAAGCACTTATATTTAATTCATTTGGAAAAAGAATCTCGGAAAATATGACTACTACCAAAGTTGTTACCGTGAGCAGTGTAAAGATGCTAGCAACTAAAAAAAATGCTTGCGTGAAGACAATTTTAAAACGTGTATTCGGTGTCGCAATTAAGTATGCCATTGAACCATTATCGATATAGCCCATCATTAGTTTATTTGCCAACATAATGATGAAAACTAACGGAAAAACAAGTAATAAAAATCCATACAAATAGGTTGATAAAAATTCAATTAACGTATTACCTATGTTATTCATACCAAATGCTGACATCAATTCAGGCATGGTTTCGGTAAGCTTATGAAGAGTATCATTCATTTCAGGGTTATACATATAAACAGTGCTAATAATATAGAGCATTAAAACAGCGAGTATAATACTAAAAAGCTTAACAGTCGCTAGCACCTCATGTTTTAGCAAAGTAAAGTTCATGATTCTTGACCTCCTCTTTCGTAGTAATGCATAAATATATCTTCAAGTGATTGTGAAATG of Lysinibacillus agricola contains these proteins:
- a CDS encoding ATP-binding cassette domain-containing protein; this translates as MNTIMEIQNISKQYRGKKILENATFSICANQIIALVGKNGSGKSTLLKIIAELVEADSGSIVKHRQTLKIGYVPEVTPSHILFTPEEYLYHMGRIRGMPKEQLQQKINDLLELFHLQDARNIRIDNFSKGMKHKVLIMQAMLEDTDLLILDEPLSGLDPKAQSDLEETLSF
- a CDS encoding ABC transporter permease, giving the protein MRIGAIVTRIMQQMIRDKRTLGLLFFAPLLVLSLMYFVFNSNEPEMTLVVSNGPASIIEKLEEADFHVIEKNDFSIASLKDEKYDGWLAFHQTELKLTLLNDDPSTAKALKMKLSQVLQPEQSAMMKLTTDYVYGDENTAIFDIFSPMLTGFFVFFFVFLITGIALLKERTSGTLERLLATPIKRSEIVAGYMIGYGLFALIQTTIIVLFGVYVLDIVHVGSIWLVLLINIIVALVSLSLGALLSSFASSEFQMMQFIPLVIIPQIFFSGIFPLDNMVEWLQNIGRIMPLYYAADALNGVMYKGYSFSGILVDLVILACFALVFITLNIISLKKYRSL
- a CDS encoding ABC transporter ATP-binding protein — protein: MGNNAISLNSIEKKFHQKQVIAPLSLEIPKGQLIGLLGPSGCGKTTLIKMIMGMIKPDNGHIKVLNHTVPHKQLLTDIGYMAQSDALYLDLTGEENLHFFAKLYRLSKKERAERVNYAASLVHLTDDLNSKVLNYSGGMKRRLSLAIALTQNPKLLILDEPTVGIDPVLKKEIWQELIRLKNDEHKTILVTTHAMDEAERCDQLAMLRNGHIIAHGTPHDLKAHYQAKDFDEVFLKAGGEAL
- a CDS encoding TetR/AcrR family transcriptional regulator is translated as MSIHDIMNFETKRAIKNALLIQIEEVGFERVTVKNLAITANINRGTFYLHYKDKFEVMEDLQQELLNELESYVKNVQPLDAFHTIKTGQLYQPFIEVFKCIKEHAAAFRVILGEQGSPAFSKRMKKVFSNHILDRISVIREEGLDPEFQRYFGAFLTSAILGVIQEWLDHGDEDLNVEELAMIHFRLLRFLGDLASLQK
- a CDS encoding TetR/AcrR family transcriptional regulator; amino-acid sequence: MPKNEEQNQELRDARKEQILQAALIVFARRGMAATKISDIAKEAGLSHGLVYHYFDSKDEIFSMLVKKAANSSIEIIQKAIEHMGTPLEKLKWMTEQILNNLIDTEHTFLFLIMIQASTSDAIPNEVKEFLTKDNALSPVDATLPMIVAGQEEGEIISANPVTLAVTYFAFIQGLAINKIQWPECPIPDANMLMKIFTKE
- a CDS encoding CPBP family intramembrane glutamic endopeptidase, with product MSSKKSIYLLLSPFAIIGLGFITASIFSQYIQGWAWIPLAIVYWSTIGICIFYFKGDKPIKSWLGKSEVSKVWITISLLLGMFPLTIFFMNYKLFNSTFLIVLWLLFAFINPWFEELYWRGILLDGLANWFPKWFSILYTTLFFVLSHPLMWGVFSIASKSYHLYIYLSIAGVVWAITYFKTKSLRWVIFSHFIVDIGNLTVLTFLNIYLPPTM
- a CDS encoding LysR family transcriptional regulator substrate-binding protein yields the protein MRSSSSQDKVRIEQLEEEPFIMTKAGYDNDLQRIFTETNVNLKIEFEMADDQAIIAMVENELGVSIIPELVLQSFQNNVSIHELEREKYRSIGIAVTSLKEISPAALQFIQYVKTMLLK
- a CDS encoding ABC transporter permease subunit, coding for MNFTLLKHEVLATVKLFSIILAVLMLYIISTVYMYNPEMNDTLHKLTETMPELMSAFGMNNIGNTLIEFLSTYLYGFLLLVFPLVFIIMLANKLMMGYIDNGSMAYLIATPNTRFKIVFTQAFFLVASIFTLLTVTTLVVVIFSEILFPNELNISAFLILNIGLFFLHFAISGYCFFVSCSSKDLRTSYAYSTGIPILFYLIQALSNMGGSLEKLKYFTIYSLFAPEKLMTQESSSIWMLGALFLIGLLCYMLAIRVFVKRDLYL